CAGGTCGCGCCGGGCGCGCGGCTTAGTCCGCTATCGTCTAAGCCGCGACTGGCGCATAAGGTGGGAGAGACCACCGGGGAGCGGAAGGGCGAGAAGGCCGAGCGCCTGGGTCTTCGCGCGATGTCGACGATGACAGGGGAGTGAAGGCGCATGAGCGCTCTTTCCAGCGTGGATCCGCAGATCGCCGAGCTCGTCAAAGCCGAGGAGCGGCGGCAGTCCGACACCGTCAAGCTGATCGCCTCGGAGAACTACGTCTCCAAGGCCGTCCTCGAGGCCACCGGCAGCGTCCTGACCAACAAGTATTCCGAGGGCTACGCCGGCAAGCGTTACTACGAGGGCCAGCAGATCATCGACCAGGTCGAGACCCTCGCCATCGACAGGGCCAAGGCCCTGTTCGGCGTGAACCACGCCAACGTGCAGCCCTACTCGGGCTCACCCGCCAACCTCGCCATCTACCTGGCCTTCCTGAAGCCGGGCGAGACGGTCATGGGCATGGGCCTGCCGTTCGGCGGCCACCTGACCCACGGCTGGTCGGTCTCGGCCACCGGCAAGTGGTTCAACCCGGTCCGCTACGGCGTGCGGCAGGACACCGGCCGCGTCGACATGGACGAGGTGCGCGAGATCGCCCTCCGCGAGCGCCCCAAGCTGATCTTCTGCGGTGGCACCGCGGTCCCGCGGACGATCGACTTCCCGGCCTTCGCCGAGATCGCCCGCGAGGTCGGGGCCGTGCTCGCCGCCGACATCGCGCACATCGCGGGCCTGGTGGCCGGTGGCGCCCATCCGTCGCCGGTCGGCCACGCGGACGTCATCTCCACCACCACCCACAAGACCCTGCGCGGTCCTCGGGGCGCCATGCTCATGGCCACCTCCGACGAGCACGCCACCGCCCTCAACAAGGCCGTCTTCCCCGGCCTGCAGGGCGGGCCGCACAACCACACCACCGCGGCCATCGCGGTGGCGCTCAAGGAGGCGTCGACCGACGAGTTCAGGGACTACGCCCGACAGGTCGTCCTGAACGCGCAGGCGCTGGCCGAGGAGCTGCTGGGCAGGGGCTTCGACCTGGTCTCCGGCGGCACCGACAACCACCTCATCCTGTTCGACCTGACCCCCAAGGGCATCGGTGGCAAGCCCGCCGCCCAGGCCCTCGACAGGGCCGGGCTGGAGACCAACTACAACAGCGTGCCCTTCGACACGCGCAAGCCGTTCGACCCCTCGGGCATCCGCATCGGCACCGCGGGCGTGACCAGCCGGGGCATGGGGGTCGCCGAGATGCGGCAGATCGGCGCCTGGATCGACCAGGTCGTCACCGCCCTGGCCAAGGACGAGGACGAGGCCAAGCACGTCATCACCCGCGTCCACGGCGAGGTCAGGGAGCTCACCTCCCACTTCCCGGCGCCCGGTCTGTGACCGTGCCCCTCGAGATTTGGCCGCCGTCCGGGTGATCTCCTCGGGTTCGCGGCGCGCCGGTCCGCGAGGTCTCCGGGGCGCCGCGACACGCTGATCGGCGACCGATCGACCACGTACAGGGCAGGACGAGACGCCCGGCCGGGACACCCCGGCCGGGCGTTCTCGTGCCGCGCGGGAGATTCACCTCGGAACCGGGACCTCCCGCGCGGACCGGGGGCGCCGGGCGGCGGCGGCGCCCGGGGCCGGCTGGAATCCCCGGCTTCGGCCGTGGGAAACACCGTAAATGTGTTTGCGCCGGACGGGAGACGGTGCGCTAAAGTCCTCCCCAAGACGCCGTTCGAGAGACGTGCGGCCACGAGGTGACAGGAGGT
This region of Streptosporangium sp. NBC_01495 genomic DNA includes:
- the glyA gene encoding serine hydroxymethyltransferase, with amino-acid sequence MSALSSVDPQIAELVKAEERRQSDTVKLIASENYVSKAVLEATGSVLTNKYSEGYAGKRYYEGQQIIDQVETLAIDRAKALFGVNHANVQPYSGSPANLAIYLAFLKPGETVMGMGLPFGGHLTHGWSVSATGKWFNPVRYGVRQDTGRVDMDEVREIALRERPKLIFCGGTAVPRTIDFPAFAEIAREVGAVLAADIAHIAGLVAGGAHPSPVGHADVISTTTHKTLRGPRGAMLMATSDEHATALNKAVFPGLQGGPHNHTTAAIAVALKEASTDEFRDYARQVVLNAQALAEELLGRGFDLVSGGTDNHLILFDLTPKGIGGKPAAQALDRAGLETNYNSVPFDTRKPFDPSGIRIGTAGVTSRGMGVAEMRQIGAWIDQVVTALAKDEDEAKHVITRVHGEVRELTSHFPAPGL